The following proteins are encoded in a genomic region of Nocardioides sp. cx-173:
- a CDS encoding AzlD domain-containing protein, producing MTWTAILVAAVGCYLLKLAGLSVPPRVLERPLVARIADLIPVALLSGLVAVQVFTGGHDLVLDARAAALAAAMVLLLLRAPFLVVVFGAALIAALLRLL from the coding sequence ATGACCTGGACGGCGATCCTCGTGGCGGCGGTCGGCTGCTACCTGCTCAAGCTGGCGGGGCTCTCGGTCCCGCCGCGGGTCCTCGAGCGACCGCTGGTCGCCCGCATCGCCGACCTGATCCCGGTCGCCCTGCTGTCGGGACTGGTCGCGGTGCAGGTCTTCACCGGCGGTCACGACCTGGTGCTGGACGCGCGCGCCGCGGCGCTGGCCGCGGCGATGGTGCTGCTCCTGCTGAGGGCACCGTTCCTCGTCGTGGTGTTCGGTGCCGCCCTCATCGCGGCGCTGCTGCGGCTGCTCTGA
- a CDS encoding AzlC family ABC transporter permease, with protein sequence MTPPSADPEDRRRIVRDSLGVGLATGTYGVSFGAVSVASGLDVLQTCALSLLMFTGASQFALVGVLASGGAPFSGALTALLLGTRNTLYGLRLAGLLGWTGPRRLGAAHLVIDESTAMSVTRRTREGARTGFLTTGVSIFVLWNLFTLLGAVAGTAIGDPRTYGLDAAVGAAFLALLWPRLQERRNLAVALLAAVVALGAVPVTAAGVPVLVAGGVALLAGLLLRSRSTP encoded by the coding sequence GTGACCCCGCCGTCGGCAGACCCCGAGGACCGCCGGCGCATCGTCCGCGACAGCCTCGGCGTCGGCCTGGCCACCGGCACCTACGGCGTGAGCTTCGGCGCCGTCTCGGTCGCCTCCGGGCTGGACGTGCTGCAGACCTGCGCCCTGTCGCTGCTGATGTTCACCGGCGCCTCGCAGTTCGCCCTCGTCGGGGTGCTGGCCTCCGGGGGCGCGCCGTTCTCCGGCGCGCTGACGGCGTTGCTCCTCGGCACCCGCAACACGCTCTACGGCCTGCGGCTGGCAGGGCTCCTGGGCTGGACCGGGCCCCGTCGTCTCGGCGCCGCCCACCTGGTGATCGACGAGTCGACGGCGATGTCGGTAACCCGCAGGACCAGGGAGGGGGCCCGGACCGGCTTCCTGACCACGGGCGTGTCGATCTTCGTCCTGTGGAACCTCTTCACGCTGCTCGGCGCCGTCGCCGGCACGGCCATCGGCGACCCGCGCACGTACGGCCTGGACGCCGCCGTCGGGGCGGCGTTCCTCGCGCTGCTCTGGCCGCGGCTGCAGGAGCGCCGCAACCTCGCGGTCGCGCTGCTGGCCGCCGTCGTGGCCCTCGGCGCGGTGCCGGTGACGGCGGCCGGCGTACCCGTGCTGGTCGCCGGAGGCGTCGCCCTACTGGCCGGCCTGCTGCTCCGTTCGAGGAGCACGCCATGA
- a CDS encoding GNAT family N-acetyltransferase, whose amino-acid sequence MSSPIADVSVRIAWADDAAAIAELQVRTWREQYADVLPAEALPHDPGAAAAAWQEALRKPQDARNRVLVALERNRVCGFAIVGPASDPDCDPVSDGEMQELTVAPEERGKGHGSRLLQAAVDTMLADRFTHAMVWTLATDDATRVFLSEAGWAPDGAHRTLDLDGTGSTQVKQVRLHTAFS is encoded by the coding sequence GTGAGCAGCCCCATCGCCGACGTGTCCGTGCGCATCGCCTGGGCCGACGACGCCGCGGCCATCGCGGAGCTCCAGGTGCGCACCTGGCGCGAGCAGTACGCCGACGTCCTGCCGGCCGAGGCGCTCCCCCACGACCCGGGGGCCGCCGCAGCCGCCTGGCAGGAGGCGCTGCGCAAGCCGCAGGACGCCCGCAACCGGGTGCTGGTGGCGCTGGAGCGCAACCGGGTGTGCGGCTTCGCGATCGTCGGCCCGGCCTCGGACCCCGACTGCGACCCGGTCTCCGACGGCGAGATGCAGGAGCTCACCGTCGCGCCCGAGGAGCGCGGCAAGGGGCACGGCTCGCGGCTGCTCCAGGCCGCCGTCGACACGATGCTGGCCGACCGGTTCACCCATGCGATGGTCTGGACACTGGCGACGGACGACGCGACCCGGGTCTTCCTCAGCGAGGCGGGATGGGCGCCGGACGGCGCGCACCGCACGCTGGACCTGGACGGCACCGGCAGCACGCAGGTCAAGCAGGTCCGCCTGCACACCGCCTTCTCGTGA
- a CDS encoding aldo/keto reductase family protein, protein MEIRNLGASGLKISAISYGNWLTHGSQVEEDAALACVRQALDEGITTFDTADVYANTAAETVLGKALAGERREGLEIFTKVYWPTGPGAHNDHGLSRKHILESINGSLQRLGTDYVDLYQAHRYDHETPLEETMEAFADVVRSGKALYIGVSEWRAEEIRAAHALARELHVPLVSNQPQYNMLWRVIEAEVVPTCEELGLGQVVWSPIAQGALTGKYQPGKQPPAGSRATDDKGGSNMISRWLKDDVLERVQRLRPVADEAGLSMAQLAVAWVLQNPNVSSAIIGASRPEQVTENVKAAGVSLDESTMSAIDEAVGDVAERDPAKTQSPPRRDFG, encoded by the coding sequence ATGGAGATTCGTAACCTCGGAGCAAGCGGCCTGAAGATCTCGGCCATCTCGTACGGCAACTGGCTGACCCACGGGTCGCAGGTGGAGGAGGACGCCGCGCTGGCGTGCGTCCGGCAGGCCCTCGACGAGGGCATCACCACCTTCGACACCGCCGACGTCTACGCCAACACCGCGGCGGAGACCGTGCTGGGCAAGGCGCTGGCCGGCGAGCGCCGCGAAGGGCTGGAGATCTTCACCAAGGTCTACTGGCCCACCGGTCCAGGCGCGCACAACGACCACGGGCTGTCGCGCAAGCACATCCTGGAGTCCATCAACGGCTCGCTGCAGCGCCTCGGCACCGACTACGTCGACCTGTACCAGGCCCACCGCTACGACCACGAGACGCCGCTCGAGGAGACGATGGAGGCCTTCGCCGACGTCGTGCGCTCCGGCAAGGCGCTCTACATCGGGGTCTCGGAGTGGCGCGCGGAGGAGATCCGGGCCGCGCACGCGCTGGCCCGCGAGCTGCACGTCCCGCTGGTGTCCAACCAGCCGCAGTACAACATGTTGTGGCGCGTCATCGAGGCCGAGGTCGTGCCGACCTGCGAGGAGCTCGGGCTCGGCCAGGTGGTGTGGTCGCCTATCGCGCAGGGCGCGCTGACCGGCAAGTACCAGCCGGGCAAGCAGCCGCCGGCGGGGTCGCGGGCCACCGACGACAAGGGCGGGTCGAACATGATCTCGCGCTGGCTCAAGGACGACGTCCTGGAGCGCGTGCAGCGGCTGCGGCCCGTCGCCGACGAGGCCGGGCTGAGCATGGCGCAGCTGGCCGTGGCCTGGGTGCTGCAGAACCCCAACGTCTCCAGCGCGATCATCGGCGCCAGCCGCCCCGAGCAGGTGACCGAGAACGTCAAGGCCGCAGGCGTGAGCCTCGACGAGTCGACGATGAGCGCCATCGACGAGGCCGTCGGAGACGTCGCCGAGCGCGACCCCGCTAAGACGCAGTCGCCGCCGAGGCGGGACTTCGGCTGA
- a CDS encoding AAA family ATPase — protein MDFDQPPVRRVEVDPGHDLEPRSWPMTLPVVRQLAREGLELARGVTFLVGENGSGKSTVVEAVAAAYGLSPEGGSTHSRHSTRESESPLHRALAVRRGIGASRWGFFLRAETMHGWYTYIEDLGGDVPFHELSHGESFLAVLESRFGSAGFYCLDEPEAALSFSSTLALVAVLQRVTAAGGQVLCATHSPVLAAMPGARILEVGEWGFRETAWEDLQVVDHWRRFLERPDAYLRHLVDDEMPR, from the coding sequence GTGGACTTCGACCAGCCCCCCGTGCGCCGCGTCGAGGTGGACCCCGGCCACGACCTGGAGCCCCGGTCCTGGCCGATGACGCTGCCGGTCGTCCGGCAGCTCGCCCGCGAGGGGCTCGAGCTCGCCCGCGGGGTGACGTTCCTGGTCGGTGAGAACGGCTCGGGCAAGTCGACCGTCGTCGAGGCCGTCGCCGCGGCGTACGGCCTCTCGCCCGAGGGCGGCTCGACCCACAGCCGGCACTCCACCCGTGAGTCCGAGTCGCCGCTGCACCGCGCCCTCGCCGTACGCCGCGGGATCGGGGCGAGCCGGTGGGGCTTCTTCCTGCGCGCCGAGACGATGCACGGCTGGTACACCTACATCGAGGACCTCGGCGGCGACGTGCCGTTCCACGAGCTCAGCCACGGCGAGTCGTTCCTGGCGGTCCTCGAGAGCCGCTTCGGCTCCGCCGGCTTCTACTGCCTCGACGAGCCCGAGGCCGCGCTGTCGTTCTCGTCCACGCTCGCGCTGGTCGCGGTCCTCCAGCGGGTCACGGCCGCCGGCGGGCAGGTCCTGTGCGCCACCCACTCCCCCGTCCTTGCCGCGATGCCGGGCGCGCGGATCCTGGAGGTCGGCGAGTGGGGCTTTCGCGAGACGGCATGGGAGGACCTGCAGGTCGTCGACCACTGGCGCCGCTTCCTGGAGCGCCCCGACGCCTACCTGCGCCACCTCGTCGACGACGAGATGCCAAGATGA